A genomic region of Bubalus kerabau isolate K-KA32 ecotype Philippines breed swamp buffalo chromosome 10, PCC_UOA_SB_1v2, whole genome shotgun sequence contains the following coding sequences:
- the RIPK3 gene encoding receptor-interacting serine/threonine-protein kinase 3 isoform X1: protein MSGSTLWPSGASAPLVPIEELENPELIGKGGFGSVFRAHHRSWGVEVAVKIVNSRAISREVKAMSSLRNMNVLPLLGVTEKLAWEYVSGPALVTPFMENGSLAVLLQPRCPRPWPLLCQLLQELVLGMCYLHSQNPVLLHRDLKPSNVLLDSELHAKVADFGLSTFQGGSQSGAGSGESGCTPAYLAPELLANINQKASRASDVYSFGILTWAVLAGREAEMPQTSLVREAVCERQIRPPLTELPPSGPETPGLEELTDLMQKCWSHEPQKRPSFQECRINTKKALDLVNKGDVSGRKMNAAVSMVKEFLSEHRGSNSPGLERTEIDSPRETTGSHDSLVSEMMNLNLEGCPSSVPEKCTNLLESIGVQREQVPPAWTAETSSDSTARPPQTPETLAFRTQNPCPTSAWTPGPGPQGSQGAERCDTNWPPRGLAPNLVPGPWFPTIFNCQGVQIGNNNRLIIQGGTALSTKGVAPGGVDRGPQCTPQGRSSKEGPQEPEAWSGP, encoded by the exons atgtctggctctacgttaTG GCCCAGCGGTGCCTCAGCCCCGCTGGTGCCCATCGAGGAACTGGAGAACCCGGAGTTAATAGGCAAGGGCGGATTTGGCTCTGTCTTCCGGGCACATCACAGGAGTTGGGGCGTAGAAGTGGCGGTCAAGATCGTGAACTC GAGGGCCATATCCAGGGAGGTGAAGGCCATGTCCAGTCTGCGTAACATGAATGTGCTGCCCCTGCTGGGGGTCACGGAGAAGCTGGCGTGGGAGTATGTGTCTGGGCCGGCTCTGGTGACTCCATTCATGGAGAACGGCTCCCTGGCGGTGCTGCTACAGCCCCGTTGCCCTCGGCCCTGGCCGCTCCTCTGCCAGCTGCTGCAGGAGCTGGTGCTCGGGATGTGCTACCTGCACAGCCAGAACCCAGTGCTTCTCCACCGGGACCTCAAGCCCTCCAACGTCCTACTGGACTCAGAGCTGCACGCCAAG GTGGCAGATTTTGGCCTGTCCACATTTCAGGGAGGCTCACAGTCAGGGGCAGGATCTGGGGAGTCAGGGTGCACCCCAGCCTACTTGGCCCCAGAACTGTTGGCTAATATAAACCAGAAGGCCTCCAGGGCCAGTGATGTCTACAG CTTTGGGATCCTAACGTGGGCAGTGCTAGCCGGAAGAGAAGCTGAGA TGCCCCAGACATCATTGGTGCGGGAAGCAGTGTGTGAGAGGCAGATCCGGCCCCCACTGACTGAGCTGCCCCCGTctgggcctgagactcccggctTGGAAGAACTGACAGATTTGATGCAGAAGTGCTGGAGCCATGAGCCCCAGAAGAGGCCTTCCTTCCAAG AATGCCGAATAAACACCAAGAAAGCCCTTGATCTGGTAAATAAAGGAGATGTGTCTGGTAGAAAGATGAATGCTGCAGTCTCCATG GTGAAGGAGTTCCTTTCTGAGCACAGGGGCAGCAACAGCCCAGGCCTGGAAAGGACAGAAATAGACAGTCCTAGGGAAACCACAGGAAGCCATGACTCCTTGGTCTCTGAAATGATGAACCTGAATCTCGAGGGGTGCCCCAGCTCTGTTCCTGAAAAATGTACAAACCTTCTTGAGAGCATCGGGGTCCAGAGAGAGCAGGTTCCACCTGCCTGGACAGCAGAGACATCTTCAGATTCAACAGCCCGACCTCCTCAGACTCCAGAGACTTTAGCTTTCAGAACCCAGAATCCCTGCCCCACCTCTGCTTGGACCCCAGGTCCTGGACCCCAAGGGAGTCAG GGGGCTGAGAGATGTGACACCAACTGGCCTCCCAGAGGGCTGGCACCAAATCTGGTACCAG GGCCATGGTTTCCTACCATCTTTAACTGCCAAGGAGTACAGATTGGAAACAACAACCGCCTGATTATACAAGGAGGAACTGCCTTATCCACGAAGGGCGTGGCGCCTGGGGGTGTGGATAGGGGCCCTCAGTGCACCCCTCAAGGAAGAAGTTCAAAAGAAGGACCGCAAGAACCTGAAGCCTGGAGTGGGCCATAG
- the RIPK3 gene encoding receptor-interacting serine/threonine-protein kinase 3 isoform X2 — translation MSGSTLWPSGASAPLVPIEELENPELIGKGGFGSVFRAHHRSWGVEVAVKIVNSRAISREVKAMSSLRNMNVLPLLGVTEKLAWEYVSGPALVTPFMENGSLAVLLQPRCPRPWPLLCQLLQELVLGMCYLHSQNPVLLHRDLKPSNVLLDSELHAKVADFGLSTFQGGSQSGAGSGESGCTPAYLAPELLANINQKASRASDVYSFGILTWAVLAGREAESKTDSGILHLSAPDIIGAGSSV, via the exons atgtctggctctacgttaTG GCCCAGCGGTGCCTCAGCCCCGCTGGTGCCCATCGAGGAACTGGAGAACCCGGAGTTAATAGGCAAGGGCGGATTTGGCTCTGTCTTCCGGGCACATCACAGGAGTTGGGGCGTAGAAGTGGCGGTCAAGATCGTGAACTC GAGGGCCATATCCAGGGAGGTGAAGGCCATGTCCAGTCTGCGTAACATGAATGTGCTGCCCCTGCTGGGGGTCACGGAGAAGCTGGCGTGGGAGTATGTGTCTGGGCCGGCTCTGGTGACTCCATTCATGGAGAACGGCTCCCTGGCGGTGCTGCTACAGCCCCGTTGCCCTCGGCCCTGGCCGCTCCTCTGCCAGCTGCTGCAGGAGCTGGTGCTCGGGATGTGCTACCTGCACAGCCAGAACCCAGTGCTTCTCCACCGGGACCTCAAGCCCTCCAACGTCCTACTGGACTCAGAGCTGCACGCCAAG GTGGCAGATTTTGGCCTGTCCACATTTCAGGGAGGCTCACAGTCAGGGGCAGGATCTGGGGAGTCAGGGTGCACCCCAGCCTACTTGGCCCCAGAACTGTTGGCTAATATAAACCAGAAGGCCTCCAGGGCCAGTGATGTCTACAG CTTTGGGATCCTAACGTGGGCAGTGCTAGCCGGAAGAGAAGCTGAGAGTAAGACAGACTCTGGGATCCTTCACCTCAG TGCCCCAGACATCATTGGTGCGGGAAGCAGTGTGTGA